The genomic region taagctttattcgggtctaaaggcagctgattatgtaatctattttcaaaagcattgggagcattgtttttaaatacatcagtatcagagttactcgctgcatatataatgtaactatccatcctgtagactaatagtaaatgataaaaataaacagaaactcaccttaatatgatatccaggtagactctccttcatctccagccttgatcttcctcttcaaacttggaggagaaaacacttgatttttcgcatctacatttctaaataaattcttaggtgtagaggtcaaagagaaaaacaactttgctattggcagtttatcttctgggaataacaatttcggagtgcacatcctgcctataacgtcatcaacaatattgatcccagtaactggcgatgtaatgttcccttcctcatcccactttacaagtccagttgtattaaaataatttaacaaggagacagcaaaatcataatccttaagctttaatcttaagtctatcaagtgttgtataacaggatttgttctcactgtcatcgtaggcttctcaacacttactgccgtaggcttctgttgatcaatagcttttcgtggtacaagatagaattctttcattattccttattaaatagccttgaaatgaaatttatagctatgggaagtaaaatgcccaataaattacctcctcttttacttgttaatatgtctttcttgagtgaaatagccttcttcttacaggctaatgtatggagtagagctctatatttagaaaatctctttaaaataggcttcccaacttcaattttattttttaagaaattattaaatatttctgataagcaaagtatatgttcctttttaagagtcttaattaactttttcctagaattataacctaatctagctaatagttcaataaatccacgatacttgctaactaagggctgcttcttcatagtttcttcacgtcatctgaattcacccactgatcaaatgaactgtcgtaaccgacgtatctaactttatataaagtagtattaccaactttacgtttacttataattctctcaatttcaaatgtatctgacaagtaggtgggagtcaactcctctctataaaatccgccttctataagtctattatttaagtcctttagataatataaaggcacgggttgtttagtatcaatttgagcaattgtaaatatttccttagtgttctgttgatgaaaacctcttttgaactttgaaatacgattagataaggcaagccgtactgtatctcctacagacagatgattactgatgcgtggcttagtctgctgctctcctttatacatgagcttaaattgcctagtcacatcttgaggcgaagataaagcatgtacatcaataggtattttcccctttaatcctctatgtggtgttctattatacgttttaaccatatcaggtaaaacatttatataggttaaggtgttataagccgttaaatatttatatatcttagttttcaatgttcttataaatctctctgcaatgctggctttagtttcctgagaaaatacactgtacagatcaatgtttttactgtctaacaatcgtttcatatatttattatagaattcaccgcccttatctgtgttaagcttccttacaccttttgatgaaggtaaatccagaatagctttcatggcttcacttacactctgacctgatttagtggatagtggaactacatgtgcaaaccttgaaaatatatcaacacaaactaataaatatttaatatcattgttgtgcttagctaacaatgtcatatcagccaagtcactggtaaagaaagctttaggtctaggtgctaagatacgtcttcgtttaaatttacgtttttttaatagatgtaaggtatatgcattagacgtttttaaatagtctttcacatcttttatagttatttcagggattgttttctttgcagccttatacaattttaaaacgccaccaaacccacctacagacttggggtcattgtatatcttattaagagtttgtgtaatgttcaccattgatacactatttcatatgggggttcatttacaatatttcccctaaatattatggattcaggtgttttaacgcccaagtcaacaagtaaatacccatactgtcgagaaatcactttcttatatatatctaaaaatttcttggcatcttgttttccgaatatttgtctgcctaatgtttctatctgggacaagtctcttgatttaagcagaataaaatgagaagcatttaaacttatagatctagaaaatttcccactgaaaaatatattttgggttataaaaataacagagatgttctcatgccgtcccttagtaaatatatcacttactattttagagtttgtagattcaacatacaagtcatcataaacaactaatatatgagatgtgtcctctggatcacgatcatctaaagggtttacaatttcagagtaaaaagatatcttatgtttaataagtggattagttctcaactctttatacccgcttccacagataattatttttgcaaagttctgctgatatttctctatcattttagcacataaatagctcttcccaccatttgaaaatccagcaataataattcttgatggttcactaaatatattcaactgggattcagtaataacttttttctgcccttccatgttgctaggattcaatagactaactacaaatatataacgaaaggagtatttaaacgaaatctacattcgagtttttatttaaacataaccaataaaatcatagtcataacataaccaatacagtaataaaatcatagaatatacaatatcaaatatcatagccaataaaatcatagtcataacatatccaatacagtaataaaatcgtagaatatacattattatagacatttgaatcatagtcataacatatcaaatacagtaacaaatcatagaatatacaatatcaaatatcatagacattaaatcatagtcataacatatcaaatacagtaacaaatcatagccaatacaatatcatagacatttgaatatagttatagataatacatagacaatacagtaacagacttagttgttgttagggaataattgctgagcgactctatcccgcttttcccaaagattaaaaatggggaacaattgacttcttggttggggattatctacaattactggatcccctacctgcacctcttcctctacctgtacctcttcctgtacctgtacctcttcctgtacctgtacctcacgctctggaatgtctgggtgaccgtaagctaatgactctgtgggactaatgaggtacctcttgtcatcaaaagctgacagaccgcgcttagttgttttacacgtgcatatctgtccattaacattacgaatggatcgggatacaaaattataagttgtatttgtctctaatgtgttctgaaaagatgcatgtgttattttcttttgttggtgataaggaatccctttacatttacataaatgttcattatcaagggttaggagagaataagttttaggcttgagtgcaattaattcagttataattttctgctttacttctgacttgaggagtcctagttcacctttgcgagtagcagaatacataggatgatctttgtcaaaattactgaaatccatataatctactagaggagcttttgtcatttcttggaaagcatctttacaggtcagagtaaatatgaatgagtctgtatccgtataaattagtctagctctctccccataatgggctttaactacattataccagaactcgtataaacgtctcttggctatctgcaagatctgatatcccatgtaagaaggagtggtaactttaaggatgtctttcattactgtacagagaaccctatctggacctaaagagacagctcgtttatacaaagggtttcttgcatgagttaagaatgaatgttttgtcgttactagatggtgagtattagcatatctagatatatttgtcattgatttcccgtacagactattacttatgagtttaaaagctttttctttaactttacaggtagtattggctcgttctcgaatgttggttgaaataaaatcttttaaatagggagcctgtttaaattcatagattgtttttactcgttcaacttctagtccaagttttaatagcaattgcaggaaatcaaggcttactaagtagtcgttttggggcaagtgggatgcaattaacttagtatttttaggtgggagcttacgtttttcatcattaagggttttcttactgtactctgacaaaaactcctcaGTTGTATTAGTATAagacagtacaaggggcagatcatcagtatacctggctacctcgggagatacatgttttgtatcgcataaaatccaataacctttgtcttgattacaggggatatgttgtaacccttgccctaataaggtatcccgctcaaggtcagttaattatctaatccctccctggggaagtacctcagccatgcacgctgcatataagCTATTGAAGTCGAGGTACAATatgtgagtatcgtcatcagagctagggttagatgtagtgtgctcgttaacagcctgtgtaaattgtctaatggaagatgtgaacccccctctaagattccttctcaacaaatcatatatattctgatcatacacatagtcaagtacaacttttgatttaaataagaacgcatcccaagcataactaggaagtgatacatagaaaacaatatctagttcataaatttctttcagtgatgttcgccaaagtgtaaatatatcaactagcattcccacgtcaacttttaaatataacatgaggtaatccttgatgtttgtacagttccctaaattaaacactttaagagcattgttataatcttcttcagacagtggagagtcatgtaaaacattgtaaaacttatctcgcgaagggagctgaggttcgtctaacacgtccatggaagaaatataatcataacataggctttgtttacctttaattaacagagctttagcttcatcggatacgccatttagtatgtgttcagtgtacttggtggctttcttaccggcaacgtgctcgcttgctaaggttcctaatgacccattaaggagagctaggctatctagaaatttaagtttacctatgatgacttgcataaatttcaatccttccttggttagaatttctacatcgcggtgaggatttttggacagttctttaagtataattccaagatcataggcagcattatgggaaaatgtggtcaagtatctacgagcatttttacattgtaaattgcaacgagcacaataagcacctaagtaattattttcctgaatatcatgattatgatgtctatgtttatctttcttatccttgaaagtttgatgacacaattgacacgtattttgtctttgaaacattctttcctgttctctagacaagttcttagggaagttggggagctgagcatgaatagctttccatgaggcttctagctttgtaataaaatgattgaccgcgtctgggcctacgtatgaatacgtttctacgacattgaattccctgtctaaaatcatgtaagcataagcaattgctttatgcttacattccaccatgcctctaggattttgacggtctaatagacattcaaaatcgtaataggcggtgtgagttgggctataggtcctaccgtaatttttaaaactgattttatcattagcgttatagaacgaaaatacttgggatacagtgcatgactcttcgtgagcaTGAATTTCATCTAAGGGAGCATGCAAAAGGCAAATTTTACAGAATTTATGAGTGTCAGGAATTTTATACCGATTATGGTTAATATTCTTTACAAATTTATCGAAGTCCTTGATCAGacagagatgcttgccttctaataacaacaaaggaactttatcggcatacttttcctggcttttcctagttaaactaagatagtatctgttactttcatgagttattgtataaatataaatagaaattttgttaagcttctctattttcttaagattatcaaatgatacggggaatctgatttcatctgcccatactacgaatcttctacaccatTGAAGGTTTTTGTAACACTTTCTAACGTTATTCAGGGTCCTGCCCAATGCTAAGTTTTTATATGCTGCaatgcactgtaacaaacactcatctccttcactttcaggattAAATACTGATTCTTTACCCCTTAATTTCGCAGGATAAGGTACGTAAGATCCAAGGtgcatagggtggcgaatatatgaaaaattaatggcaaagcctgacatggaatgaattcctacacttgaggattggacattttttaggcattcgtcaattttagcagacatttcgtcaacccatgaatttacaagaacttccacctcttcctgtgtaacagtctgagtttcgcctctaattgaaaatacttcgtctaatatttcatattgatcgtcggcatgattaagtttttgcaaaattaggcttacatcagggtaaatgtgaaatgagggagggaattcttcctgtatttgtctgaactgattgtctatatattctataaaaaattccctatacctatttatatataaGCTGGGGTCAGCGTCTAAATGACCGGGAATGGAGAAAGAATGTCTCGAGAATGATCCTTCGAAATGGCGTATGACTTCTAACACTCGGGGAACAACGTTATCTAAGttaagtacctctggggaatctggagcgttgacttcttcatctgatatgtcgtgaacagggggttgattgtcttcttcttcttcatctgaggatgcctgctggttgccgtctggtgcatcttcttctagctcctgggacagctggggttgactgcgtacaggcgtgctccactcagagggttgggttgaatccaggggcgattctgtaacataatattagcaatgaataaacattaagaggaaagcaaatttgaaaacattaagaggatttgaaaaccttaataggaaAACAATGTTTGTAACTTAAAGAGGAAAATATAGTGTAAATAAGAGGAATTAttattaagaggaaaaacaaaaagtcTAAATATGAGGAAAAACTGAATTatagataaataataatattacttacgagctgggatgttgattccaccaagtatgagattctcttgatcacgaataggaactcctgtaatggaaacatttttctgtatgagtacttattacttatttatacacttgttaaaatatacaattaataacttttaaaattacgaaaattattgtgaaaacgtacggttatttatgatgcgacggcgtttgggtggaggttcaatgacgtttctggcttcggtgggaggttcccggttaacggaccaacgacagtacgggcaggaagtagaaccatgaactgaaataagaataatatataaaaattgactgtttgtatgtatgtgtgtttcagatatatattttctttgaaagtttattgaatgtgcgagaaaaagaggtacttacgatttgcacaatagagttgtccacagctggtacaggttacgtcaaaatgtccaggcggtgtaggcccgttgcatcctatacagtacagtctgcattcttgaagagcgttgatAGACATTTCACCTAGGCATGTTAAACACTGAGTTTGACACACATGCACGATTTCGTTGTTGTTGAGAGGAGACAGGCACAGAGGACACACtgacatgatgatatgactagactgggggaaccttgtgaacaggatgaagattgaatgTTGACTGAAAGTGTAGGCTTCTGAGACTTTGACCTTAGGCAATCTgagggggcccctgaatgagcgtaataacgatagtgtgcccctgagtgagcgtttggctgttttattaatagcgagaatgattggcgaatactgggaataaactcttttattataaattgtgtaaactaagaattagatgactaaataaattataaataaataaataagttttattaacgcctaatgtatatatatataaattattacggtggcgaacgctgacaatgactggtagatgtctgggcaggtaatcaggtgatgattgtctcgggcagatagcctggggcaggtagctggggccagcttagatagtctcggaggcagtttcagtattaaaggttacattgagatgcttcggttgatttgtataaaactgactggctaatgaaaaaaggaacaaaatattacgatgtcagaaaaaaataggaagagagaataatatgaagaggagagagagagagagagagagggtggagggacggtccagatattatggagaagataagataagatatgataagaggcgacctacacgaagcgtctggctggccgggcctaaggtaaataaaggtgacgtgagagattgcgaggtaaggggagagggaggtgatgtgaggtacgagacctgaAAACATTGGtccgcacaggtgattttctaaatttacctgaaaaactatggcttacatagacgatttttgtaagttgaaaacaggtaaaatatgtccgtagagttctcctggaaaccctaaagcgctacacactatatttgaatttctcccataagcccttaacaaacttctatgtctcggaaattattttcatcataagaaatccttacttctaaaatctgcgactgacaaaatttacctgaaaaccctggctcacagacacgatatttccccccctaaaaaaaattcgtctgtgtggcttacaccgcacaggggtcctctggcctgaaaaaaaaaatttgtctgtgtggcttacaccctactactggaAACCACTAGGATACAGATGATCAAACCTAACCCCGACGTCACCCAAGCCCCTAGTCACCgaaactgtgtttttcaagtgtttttcatgtgaaggaaatcttcgaaacgtctttaccgattgctttgaaattttgacaaaactTGGCATTCGAATTGGCACAGGTTTTAAAGACCCACTGTATACATGCCTCAccagtgacaggaaaaaacaggcttttaaaaaaaacagcgccatctgttggacgtaacagcaactcatgctgtaatctccaaaagttcttcaatgattgctttaaaattttgacacaacgttccattcgaatacgtgcatgtttatatatctactaaatagatgccacacctgtgacaggtaaaaacttgcttattttgaaaaacagtgcaatctgttgcacataatgggaaCACATgctatacaacccgttctcgcactttcttacagtccatattgacttattaaatacgtgcatatgtgacatactaaacatactagtttaccttgaaaagcttcatagaagacactgaccttacctaaccttcttagtatgttaagataagcatcttattgcttcataattacaattattacttaacctatacctataataggttaagtagtaattgtaattacaaagcaataagatgcttatcttaacatactaagaaggttaggtaaggtcggtgttttctatgaagcttttcaaggtaaactagtatgtttagtatgtcacatatgcacgtatttaataagtcaatattgactatacgaaagtgcgagaacgggttgtgctatactatatatgtcacGATTCCATTAAAATTTTCCGATggcattgataaattgagttttcatagatttcaatttattttcgttttgatttaattattttgtgtgacattgcactgGAATTGAGCCGTGTTTTTCACCATACCAttaatttcgtaagtataagtatagatgtcatggctgtgataggtaaaaacattttttttaaggaacagtgccatctgtactcacctaacctaactcacctaattgtacttgcgaggTTTGAGCTTTGtccttttggtcccgcctctcaactgtcagtcaactaatgtacagagtcctgagcctactgggctctatcatatctacatttgaaactgtgtatggagtcagcctccaccacatcactgcctaatgcattccatctgttaactattctgacactgaaaaagttcattctgacgtctctgtggctcatctgggtattaagtttctacctgtgtcccctagttcatgtcccacccgtgctgaagagtttgtctttgtccaccctgtcagttctcctgagaattttgtatgtgcttatcatgtctcccctt from Procambarus clarkii isolate CNS0578487 chromosome 83, FALCON_Pclarkii_2.0, whole genome shotgun sequence harbors:
- the LOC138358486 gene encoding uncharacterized protein; translated protein: MSAKIDECLKNVQSSSVGIHSMSGFAINFSYIRHPMHLGSYVPYPAKLRGKESVFNPESEGDECLLQCIAAYKNLALGRTLNNVRKCYKNLQWCRRFVVWADEIRFPVSFDNLKKIEKLNKISIYIYTITHESNRYYLSLTRKSQEKYADKVPLLLLEGKHLCLIKDFDKFVKNINHNRYKIPDTHKFCKICLLHAPLDEIHAHEESCTVSQVFSFYNANDKISFKNYGRTYSPTHTAYYDFECLLDRQNPRGMVECKHKAIAYAYMILDREFNVVETYSYVGPDAVNHFITKLEASWKAIHAQLPNFPKNLSREQERMFQRQNTCQLCHQTFKDKKDKHRHHNHDIQENNYLGAYCARCNLQCKNARRYLTTFSHNAAYDLGIILKELSKNPHRDVEILTKEGLKFMQVIIGKLKFLDSLALLNGSLGTLASEHVAGKKATKYTEHILNGVSDEAKALLIKGKQSLCYDYISSMDVLDEPQLPSRDKFYNVLHDSPLSEEDYNNALKVFNLGNCTNIKDYLMLYLKVDVGMLVDIFTLWRTSLKEIYELDIVFYVSLPSYAWDAFLFKSKVVLDYVYDQNIYDLLRRNLRGGFTSSIRQFTQAVNEHTTSNPSSDDDTHILYLDFNSLYAACMAEVLPQGGIR